The genomic region GACCGCACGCGGTTACGCAGATTTTTAGCCTTTCCTACATAGATAATGGTACCGTTTTTATCCTTGTGAATGTAACAACCAGGGCTGGTCGGCAAGAGCTCTAGTTTTGATTTAATCAAGTTGTTCATAATTCCATTATAGCAAAAAAGTAGGGAAAGATTGTTCCCTACTCACTAGTCTCATATATTTTTCGAAGGTTTGCAACATCCTCTTCCTGGATACCATAAAAGGAACCCGCAGGTTGCATGACAGACTTCTCATCTGTATGGTCCAAGCCAATCGCATGACCCAACTCATGTTCTGCCGTATGGACAACGCGCTCATAGGAATAGCCATAGTCAGGATTGGACAGATAATAATGATTCAGACGCACCGTTACAGACAAGAATTGTCCTGTTAAGAGATTGGTCTGACTTTCCGCCTCTCCTGCCACAGGAGTACCTCCGTCATTCATCTCCGTAGCCAAGATATCTGCCTTGCTGGACTCGGTGACAATTTCAAAGTTAAAAGCACCCGTTTGATTCCAATTCTGAATCGCTTCTAAATAAGCTTCTTGAAAGCGTGAATCCATCTGGGGATCCAAGTAAATACGAGCAGAGGCCTGTGGCCACCTTCCTTCAGAATGCTGGTGGCTATCTGTCTGGTTCAACTTAGGCAGTTGCCCTGTTTTTTCCCATCGGTCGATACTTTGTTGACCAATCTTGACTGACCGTTCTGCCTGCTTTAGCGCTCCTTGAAAATCCCCGTTCAGATAGCAGAGAAGTCCGAAAGCAAACGCACATAAGAGCACAACTATCCAAACCAGGCGCCAAAACAAACGCCACACAAAAGAAAAGAAAGCCCCTATCAAACAAAAAATCCAGCGCATGTCTCTCCACCTTTCTAGCAAATAAAGACTATTTTACTAAATCAAGCTGAAAGAAAGCTAAATACTGGCTTTTTCATCTTAACGTCCTAATATTTTTTTGAATAACTGAATAGCTTTGTATTTTAAAGGTGATGGATGGTAACGGAAAGTACCCGCTTTGCGTACAATATAGCCATTAAAATTTTGTTTAAAACGCAAAACACCATCACTACCATCAAAAATCCCTTGAATCCCTAGGAAGTTGTATTTAGGGATCCCACGTTTTATGCTTTCCAACATAACATATTTCTGAAGCAAAGCTGGTGCATAAAATTTATTAAACTCAGTATAGGAACCACTAAAAAGATAGGTCGTTTCTTGAGGCATATAAATAAATAAACTACCTGCTAAGACAAGATCTTTCTCTCCATATTTTTCAATCAACTCTCGTGCTTCTGCTTTTCGAACTTCAAAGCTTTCATACTGCCTAGCCAATTCTTTGTGTTCTTTTTTCTTTTGTGCAGAATCTGGATATTGTTCTAATAAGAGTAGTGAGGTAGCTATTTTTTCAGATAATTCTTTTTGCTTATGTATTAAATTTTGTATATATTCTCCTAAATTTAGATTAGCAATTACAAACTCCGCTTGTTCTCCAAATGAATCATAAAAGTGCTCATAATATTCTAAACTTTTATCACTATATTCTCTACGTTCAGAGGTTTCTTTTGTTATATTCTTAAAAATTGAAAGTTCTTCACGATTTAATTTTTTCAACTGAATACCAAATGTATCAGCCTTTTTCACCAAAGCTTTCCCCTTTTTACTAAAACTGTTAAGCAAGGTCTTTTCAGTTAGCTCATTCAAATCTTTACAATATAACCAATCCGGTTCTCCACCTGGGTAACCTGTTTTTAAACCATCAAATTGATAACCTAAATCAGTCAAACCTTGAATAATACTTTTTTTCTCAGCATCTATTGGATTACCTTCACCATCAAAAGTTTGATAAGTTTCATAAGGTTTTACAAGCAACTCTAATACACCATTTTGCTTGGCATATTCTTTTAACTCCGCATAAAAAACTGGGAGAGCATCTTGTTGGGTATAAATCGGCCCCGAATTGATCTCCATATGTAGGCCACCCAGCATGGGCAAGCTATAAACCAGAGCTGCAACTTGAATTTCTCCTTCTTGTTTCAATGCAAGATAAACAATTCGAGCCCCTCTTTTTTCTAACAAGTCCCCCATCTGGACAGATTGCATAAAAGAACGAGAAGAGACCTGATCAGAATAAGCTTGAAATTCTTCTTTTGTGAGTGTAATTAATGCCATGTACTTACCTTCTATGATGTTTTGTTCTTAATGCCTTGCGAAAATCAAGAGCGATTCTTAACAGAGAATAAAGAGGATGGGTGGGCATTGTAAACTCACCCAAGTATTCTTCAATCGTTGGATTAAATTTTTCCTTAAAATGGTAAAGTCCACCATTGAGAGAGTTTTCAACACCACCTAAATTTTGCCACACCATACCTCGCTCAAAAGCATAGCGAGCTGTTTCATACCAAGCTAAAATTGGTGCATTATAACGTTTAAAAGCATCATCCATACCAGCATATAGATTAACAGAGGTATTACCAAATTCCAAACTCAAAGTAGCTGCTAAAGGAATGTTTGATTTTTCTTCATTCAGATATCTCTGCAAGAAATCTCTTTCTTCTACCAAACGCTCTTTTTCCTTCTTCTGGGCTTCTACTTTTGAAGTTCGAGTCGACTCAGTAAACGCTTCTTCCAACGCTAAGTTTTTCGCTAACTGTTCTTCTAATTCTCGTAAACGCTTAGCGATATCCAGAGTAGCCAGCGTAATGTAGGCCTTGTCCTTAAAATTATCTAACAATTTTTTATAATAGGCTTCATTCCTCAAATGGATATCTTTTCGCTTCTCAGTTTTTTTCATCAAAAACGAGAAAGATTCTAACAATTCATCTCTACCAATCTGAATCTCTACACCCTTATTTCGAGCGGATCGAATAGCTTGTTTTGTTGACTTGCAAAGTTTATCTTCTGTAAAATTTTCCTTGTATACTTTTGCCTGAATACGAGGCTGAATGGTATCTCCCATTCCATCGGTCTTTCCTGACCACCTTACTCCCATTCTTTGCAAATTTTCAATAATAGCCATATTTTCAGGATATTCTATTTTTTCATGCTTGATTGAACTTTGCGATAGGCAAATACTTGGGTCAAAAATCACAAAAATCGCTCTCTTGCTTCGAGCATAGGACTTAATGGATTGAAGAACAAAGTTCAAGAGTTCAGCATCCTTATAATCTAATACAGGACCTCTTGGGATATAAAACATTCTATAGCCTAGAGGAAGAGTTTTAATCAAAATACTAGCTGTAGCCAGTAATTTATCTCCTCGGTAGGCGCCAAACTTTTCATGTTGCCAATCAGACTTAACCTCTTCCCAAGCACTACTTTGTAATACATTGACTAATTCATGTTCTTTAACAAACTGATCATATTCTAATGTGGGAATGCCAATTTGATAACGATACATCTCTTACTCTCTTTCCAACAATAATAGAATTTAACTACTATTCTACTATTTTTGTTTAGAAAGTCTAGTAAAAACATATTTTAGTTTCTATTCCATAGAAGACATGGTTATTGAAAGAGTAATACAAACTAAACTAGCTTAATCTCTCTTCTAATTTGAAATCGATTGGTAGGGTTGCTAAGAACCGTTCCAATTGTTTTTCCCAGTAGTACCATTCGTGAGTTCCAGCACTATGGCTATAGGTCACATCAAATCCCAGTTTATTGAGATTTTTCACTGCGAGATTATTGGCTTCGTACAAGAAATCCTGCTCGCCACACCAAGCCCAAAGTTTGGTCTTTTTATCCGATTTTTTAGCCAGACTTTC from Streptococcus mitis NCTC 12261 harbors:
- a CDS encoding aminoacyltransferase, with the translated sequence MALITLTKEEFQAYSDQVSSRSFMQSVQMGDLLEKRGARIVYLALKQEGEIQVAALVYSLPMLGGLHMEINSGPIYTQQDALPVFYAELKEYAKQNGVLELLVKPYETYQTFDGEGNPIDAEKKSIIQGLTDLGYQFDGLKTGYPGGEPDWLYCKDLNELTEKTLLNSFSKKGKALVKKADTFGIQLKKLNREELSIFKNITKETSERREYSDKSLEYYEHFYDSFGEQAEFVIANLNLGEYIQNLIHKQKELSEKIATSLLLLEQYPDSAQKKKEHKELARQYESFEVRKAEARELIEKYGEKDLVLAGSLFIYMPQETTYLFSGSYTEFNKFYAPALLQKYVMLESIKRGIPKYNFLGIQGIFDGSDGVLRFKQNFNGYIVRKAGTFRYHPSPLKYKAIQLFKKILGR
- a CDS encoding aminoacyltransferase, translated to MYRYQIGIPTLEYDQFVKEHELVNVLQSSAWEEVKSDWQHEKFGAYRGDKLLATASILIKTLPLGYRMFYIPRGPVLDYKDAELLNFVLQSIKSYARSKRAIFVIFDPSICLSQSSIKHEKIEYPENMAIIENLQRMGVRWSGKTDGMGDTIQPRIQAKVYKENFTEDKLCKSTKQAIRSARNKGVEIQIGRDELLESFSFLMKKTEKRKDIHLRNEAYYKKLLDNFKDKAYITLATLDIAKRLRELEEQLAKNLALEEAFTESTRTSKVEAQKKEKERLVEERDFLQRYLNEEKSNIPLAATLSLEFGNTSVNLYAGMDDAFKRYNAPILAWYETARYAFERGMVWQNLGGVENSLNGGLYHFKEKFNPTIEEYLGEFTMPTHPLYSLLRIALDFRKALRTKHHRR
- a CDS encoding M57 family metalloprotease translates to MRWIFCLIGAFFSFVWRLFWRLVWIVVLLCAFAFGLLCYLNGDFQGALKQAERSVKIGQQSIDRWEKTGQLPKLNQTDSHQHSEGRWPQASARIYLDPQMDSRFQEAYLEAIQNWNQTGAFNFEIVTESSKADILATEMNDGGTPVAGEAESQTNLLTGQFLSVTVRLNHYYLSNPDYGYSYERVVHTAEHELGHAIGLDHTDEKSVMQPAGSFYGIQEEDVANLRKIYETSE